In Stanieria sp. NIES-3757, the DNA window TCCTTGACCTTGCTCTCGCATGATTGGAATTAGAGCTTGAGCTAGAACTAAAGGAGCATGGAAATTCACAGCAAATTGTTCTTGGGCTGCCTTTGGGGGTATCAATTCTATTGGTCCCATTTGTCCATAACCTGCATTATTGACTAAAATATCAACTCGACCAAAATGTTTAAGTGCTAGTTGAGCTAAATTTTGTACTTGTTTTAGTTGAGCTAAATCTGTCGGTACTACTAATACTTCTGCACCAGCTTGACGACATCTATCAGCTACTAATTCTAGTTGGGTTTGATTGCGAGCAGCTAATACTAAACAAATATCATCAAATTCTTGGGCTAACATTTCGGCTAAAGCAGCACCAATACCAGTCGAAGCACCAGTAATCAAAATAATTTTTTTTAATAAAGCTGTATTTTTTGACATCAAGATAAGGTTGTGGTGTGTGAGTGATTTTCTTTAGTACTTTATTGGTTTCACAAGCTTTTTTGCCTTAAAAATTAAAAAATCTTTAAGTTATGCTTTTGACTTGTTGGTCATTAATTGAGTACAGAAAACCCCACTTCATTTGCCACAAGTCATTATTCGTAATTACTTCAATTATTGAGGTTAAATTTGGGTAAAAACCAATAATTTAGTCAGTTATTAGTATTTTAAAGTTCGGTTTTCCCTCTGACAAGCTTTATTAATTAAATCAAAAAAAAATTACAATTTAACTATGAAGATAACGGTGAGATTAAATGAGTTTTTAACCAGCCGTTAAAAATATCAGTTTGGTGAAAAAAATAACTATGCCCGAATCCACTAAAGAAAGAATTATTACTAACTTAAGACAAGCTAAACAAACAGGGGAATTAAAAAGAGAGAAAATTAAAGAAATTATTAGAACAGCTATTACAGAAACAACCACTGAACTTAAAACAGGAAGAAGCGAAATTCTGACTTTATTTCAAGATGTGATCGCTGCTGTGAAGGAAATTTTTCAAGAAAAAGGTGGTGAATTAAAAGAAGAAATAACTGCATCCTTAGAAGGAGCGATTGAGGCAATTAGTAGTTCTAAACGAGAAAATATTGCTAAAACTCAATCCGAAATTCAAACTTTACAAACTCAAGTAGAAGTAGAACAAGAACAACTCCAACAAGAAATCGATGGGGTTTTAGTTGAAGTCAAAAACCAAGGACAAACTGAACCAGACAAACTAAAACTTGCGATTGAATCAGCTGTAGAAACCGTCCGAAATAGTGAAGAAGTTGCTATTCTGCAAAAACGATATGCTCAATTAAAAGCACAATTAGCTATTGTTCAAGCTAATTTAGCTAGTCGTTATGGCGAACAATACGAAGATGTTAAACACTATTTAGATGAAGCTAAAAGTTGGTACGAAAAAGCTAAAGAAGACCCAGAAATGTTTACTGGTAAAGTAGACCAGAAAAAAATTGAATTTGAACAAAAACTGGGACAAGCTGGTAGTGCTGCTGCTCAAAAAGAACAACAAATTAAAACACTACTAAAAGAGTTGTGGCATTCAATTTCTGATATCTTTCATACTCGACAAAAATAAATTAGTTAATGGCGAGTAACAATCAAAAAAAATCTAATTTCTAATAATATCTCGCCCAAGATCCACTAATTTGCTAGAAAATAAAATAGATAAAATCTCCCAGGTAATAATTAATTTAATCTGGGAGCAATATCATCTAAACTTATTGACGAGATAGAAAGAGAATTTCAATCATTTATTAAACATTATATTGTTCTGACTGTTTCGAGATAATCCAAAGTGCATGGATGATTCCGGGAATCCAACCAAGTAAAGTTAGCAAAATATTGATGATTAAAGCTGGACTAATACCTATAGTTAAATATACTCCTAGAGGCGGAAGTAAAATAGCAGCAATAATTTGAACAATTTTCATGGTAATTATGTTTTAATTTTTTAGTTATACCTACGTACTAATCATATTTTAACGAATGCCCAAATTTCTCATCTATCTTGCGCTAGATAATTAATTGTTATTTTAGATTTATCTGTAAAAAATATTTTGAAAAAATATATCTTTTAAGAGAGGAGATTTTTGGTTGATTAATACAAACTAAACATAATCACATAAAAAAAATACTATTTGTAAACTATCAAGGAGAAGACTACTATGTTATCAACACTTTTAACTCTACTGGCTACAGCCTTGAGTCTGCTAGTGGTCGATATTATCTTTCCTGGAGTAAATTTAGCGAATTTTCCCGCTGCTATAATTGCTGCTGTAGCGATCGGTATAGTTAATGCCGGAGTTAAGCCGACTATTTCTTTATTATCTTTACCCTTAAATATTGTTAGTTTAGGCGGATTTTCTCTCGTAGTTAATGGTTTATGTTTTTGGTTGGCTTCGATTTTAGTACCTGGTTTTCAAGTCCGAGGATTAATTGCTTTTATTCTTGCTCCAGTTCTTCTTTCCGCAGTGAATACTTTTTTAAATAATTATTTTGTAGATAGATATCCTAGTTTAGCAGGAACTGATGTCAAAAAACTAAACAAGCCTGTTAACGAATAAAGCAGTTAATTAGTAGTCAAACGTCTGATGTGAATTAAATTTTAGTGTGCAGATATAGACTAGAAAGATAAGAACTTCAATTCCAAATTGCTGACGGAGAAGAAGCTGTAGAGTATAAGAAGTGATTTTAGCTGCTATAGCGATCATCTACTACAACAAAAATCGTGACTACCAGCGTTTTAAAGTCTATGCGATTGATGAGGAAGGATATTTGATGATAAGCATGGTAACTTTCATCTTCTGTCTTTTCCTCACTTTTTTCTAATTCACATCAGGCGTGAATTGTAATAAAAGCAAAATAGTTACAGTGGAAACAGTTGAAGAAACTAAACCTATCAATAGCTCTTTTTTAAGATAAAGTTCTTGAGATTGTTGTACCGTATCTCAAACGCCTGATTTGCATCAAAACAATGCCCAACACATTAGAAAGCCAATATCCTGCGATCGCACAAAGTAAAAATAAATCCGCAGCAAATTGACTACTCATCAATAAACTACATTAAACTTTTGTATAAACTTATAGTCAATACGTTTTCAGAGAGTAAAGATTGTCAATCAAGTCAAAAAAAATCCCTCCCGAATAATTACAGGAGGGAAAGTAATAGAGATGTTGATTGTCTTACACACCTCGTTTTAAAGATATTTCAACCTGTTTAAATTCTTGTTGAAGACGTTGCTTAAGTTTATCTGGTAAAGGACGAATTCCATAAGAACTATAGTAACCAGCTAAAGCATTTAATGCGGTTTGCATAGTAGTAAAAGAACGAAGTCCCGCAGTTTTTGCATCACGACGATAACGAGAAGCATAATCGCTAATTTGCTGACGTGCTAGAGTAACAACTTCTTTTTTATCAGGTGCATCATTGGAAAGATTGATCGCTGTGGAAAGATTTTGTAAAACAGCTAGTGTATCTTGGCTATAATTCCCTGTTAAACCACTAGGATTACTACCACAGCCGATTAAACCCATTACTAAGACTAAAACTAAAGCTAGTAAACGCGATAAGTATTTTTTAGAAAACATAATTTATTGTTAACGATCCCAGATTCAACCTATCCTATCAAGAATTGGCACGCCCTTACTCTTCAATTAGATAGACTCATAAATCTGGATAATAAAGTCTTAATTAACCAAAACGCCCACTTACATATTCCATCGTGGCTTCTTCCTTAGGATTTTGGAAAATTACTTCAGTGCGATCGCACTCGACTAGATAACCTTGACGATTTCCTTTCTCAGTAGCAGTGACATTAAAGAAAGCAGTTAGATCTGCTACCCTTGATGCTTGCTGCATATTATGGGTAACAATCACAATTGTGTAATTTTCTTTGAGTTGATGAATTAGTTCTTCTACTTTTAACGTAGAAATTGGATCGAGTGCAGAACAAGGTTCGTCCATTAATACAACATCGGGTTGAAGAGCGATCGCTCTGGCAATACACAATCTTTGCTGTTGTCCACCAGAAAGTGCTAAACCACTTTGTTTCAATTTATCTTTAACTTCATCCCACAAAGCTGCTTGTTTGAGAGAACGTTCGACTAATTCGTCCATATCTCCTTTATAACCATTAATTCTGGCCCCAAAAGCGATATTTTCATAAATTGATTTTGGGAAAGGATTAGGTCTTTGAAATACCATCCCAATTCTGCGTCTTACTTGAACTGGATCGATATCTTTAGCGTAGAGATTATTGTTATGGTAGGTAATTAATCCTTCAAGACGAAAAATTGGAATTAAATCATTGAGACGATTATAACAACGCAGCAGTGTACTTTTTCCACAACCAGATGGCCCGATAAAGGCGGTAACTTTATTTTTGGGAATATCCAAATAAATACCTTTTAAAGCTAAAAAATTCCCATAATAGACGTTGACGTTCTCCGCCTTTAGCACAGTCTCTGTCTGACTGGCTGTGTATTGTCCATATACCATAAAATTAATGCTCTTGCTTGAAAAATTTAAGCTGTGATGTTTAATTTATATACCTGTTAGTCAATCGTACCGAAAAAGGGTTACCATCGCTTTAACTTATGGTTAAGAAATTCCTTAACCTATTCTTAATTTACCTTTAACAAGGCTAATTAACCAGTTATAGCGATGACAATTTTACTTCACAAGCTTATTTAAGAAGCTTCAGTAACTCTTTTTACTAGTGATTGATTAAAATAAATTTATAGAGCAAAAGAACTATAGATTAAAACGTCAATATTATTATTCTTCGTAGCACGAAGAGAAGATAAGCATTTAAATTTTAAACTTTAGAACCCTCCAAAGTAATCTAACCTTGGTTGCATTTGCTAGAAATTTTACTTTTTATAATTAGTTTATCAATATTAAGGACGAAAAAAAAGGTTGATTAAAAAGTTGACCAATTTTTCCATCCTCAATTTTCAAATCTTTAATTACAAAAACAATTTCATTGAAAGTTATGCTGATTGAGCTGCATAATTAGAAACAATTTTAGTTAAAGTTTGTTTTAAACTCTCGCGATTTTGAAAATTATCAACTTTAGCCAATAAATTACCGCGCTCAAATAACATTAAAGTTGGCAAATTTTTTAAACGATAACTATTAGCTAGTTTAAAATTTTCATCAGCATTAATACTGACTAATTTGATTGGCCCAGTGAACTCTGCTTGCCATTGAATTAGCAAAGGTTCAATCATGC includes these proteins:
- a CDS encoding hypothetical protein (protein of unknown function UPF0057) → MKIVQIIAAILLPPLGVYLTIGISPALIINILLTLLGWIPGIIHALWIISKQSEQYNV
- a CDS encoding photosystem II protein Psb27, coding for MFSKKYLSRLLALVLVLVMGLIGCGSNPSGLTGNYSQDTLAVLQNLSTAINLSNDAPDKKEVVTLARQQISDYASRYRRDAKTAGLRSFTTMQTALNALAGYYSSYGIRPLPDKLKQRLQQEFKQVEISLKRGV
- the pstB_2 gene encoding Phosphate import ATP-binding protein, whose product is MVYGQYTASQTETVLKAENVNVYYGNFLALKGIYLDIPKNKVTAFIGPSGCGKSTLLRCYNRLNDLIPIFRLEGLITYHNNNLYAKDIDPVQVRRRIGMVFQRPNPFPKSIYENIAFGARINGYKGDMDELVERSLKQAALWDEVKDKLKQSGLALSGGQQQRLCIARAIALQPDVVLMDEPCSALDPISTLKVEELIHQLKENYTIVIVTHNMQQASRVADLTAFFNVTATEKGNRQGYLVECDRTEVIFQNPKEEATMEYVSGRFG
- a CDS encoding thioredoxin M is translated as MFLSVNEQSFNQEVLKSSQPVLVHFWAPWCGLCRMIEPLLIQWQAEFTGPIKLVSINADENFKLANSYRLKNLPTLMLFERGNLLAKVDNFQNRESLKQTLTKIVSNYAAQSA